From one Plasmodium malariae genome assembly, chromosome: 12 genomic stretch:
- the PmUG01_12066400 gene encoding S-adenosylmethionine-dependent methyltransferase, putative: MVTLYSFIKDTFFFFLKRNCNYWLLKRNIILCIHSNKYHTHVNYFDRPVKRPTLIVNEKCVKNILNGFPWIYSKDVKNAEELFLYSPCLVNIKDEFNENIGIGIYNKNSTIASRILTRNINDNINEEFFNCRIKRAYKKRLELFPNDNFFRVVNAESDSLPGIVIDKFNKLICVQINASGMDILSHVILKSIENVLTPDVIILKNDNQIRKLEKLPLKKEVYKGLYTSPIEVRENGLTFFVDILRGQKTGWYYDQRYNRSMLISYCKNKNVLDLFSYTGSFGITLAYYGANEVTCVDSSYLAIQNGIKSAQYNNVLDKINFVHSCVKKFFNVCLHVQLITAFRKGETSKNGKSCHLVRINQEKKNNEAKYFPSGREEQNNEAKYFPGGREEQNNEAKYIPGGREEQSNEAKYIPGGREEQNNEAKYFPDGKEEQVNSTKHDMNSSEKSNYINKQECEKGEQKLFSDIENIFIYEKSNSNTTHIEDIESLLIKNNNYDFFKKKYDVILIDPPALARNSYLLPSALKVYEKLLYISFKIMQKPGYVFVSSCNKLVGYEELILCIRRSLNWSNCEGTIIGEGRISSDHPIHVSLPETKYLTSVLLMVT; the protein is encoded by the coding sequence TGTGTGAAGAATATACTTAATGGTTTTCCTTGGATATATTCCAAGGATGTGAAAAATGCagaagaattatttttatatagtcCTTGTttagttaatataaaagatgaGTTCAATGAAAACATAGGAATAGggatatacaataaaaattcaaCTATTGCATCGCGAATATTAACTAGGAacataaatgataatataaatgaagaattttttaattgtagaATAAAGAgagcatataaaaaaagattagaATTATTTCCTAATGATAACTTTTTTAGAGTTGTAAATGCAGAAAGTGATTCGTTACCAGGTATTGTTATTGATAAATTCAATAAGCTTATATGTGTTCAAATAAATGCAAGTGGAATGGATATACTGTCTcatgttatattaaaaagcattgaaaatgttttaacaccagatgtaattattttaaagaatgATAATCAAATAAGAAAACTAGAAAAATTACCtctaaaaaaagaagtatatAAAGGTTTATATACATCACCAATAGAAGTTAGAGAAAATGGGTTAACATTTTTTGTGGATATATTGAGAGGACAAAAGACAGGATGGTATTATGATCAAAGATATAATCGTTCAATGCTTATTTCATAttgtaagaataaaaatgtattagatttattttcatatacaGGCTCCTTTGGTATTACTTTAGCTTATTATGGTGCTAATGAAGTAACCTGTGTTGATTCCTCTTATCTAGCTAttcaaaatggaataaaatcAGCTCAATATAATAACGTgttagataaaataaattttgtgCATTCCTGCgttaaaaaattctttaatGTATGTTTGCATGTTCAGTTAATAACTGCTTTCAGGAAAGGGGAAACTTCGAAAAATGGAAAGAGTTGTCATTTGGTAAGAATAAAtcaagagaaaaaaaataatgaagcaAAGTATTTTCCAAGTGGAAGggaagaacaaaataatgaagCAAAGTATTTTCCAGGTGGAAGggaagaacaaaataatgaagCAAAGTATATTCCAGGTGGAAGGGAAGAACAAAGTAATGAAGCAAAGTATATTCCAGGTGGAAGggaagaacaaaataatgaagCAAAGTATTTTCCAGATGGAAAGGAGGAACAAGTTAATTCAACCAAACATGACATGAACAGTTCAGAAAAAtcgaattatataaataaacaggAATGTGAAAAAGGGGAGCAGAAACTCTTTTCAGATATtgagaatatatttatatatgaaaagagTAATAGTAATACAACCCATATAGAGGATATAGAAAGCTTactaattaaaaacaataattatgattttttcaaaaaaaaatatgatgttatattaatagaCCCACCTGCACTAGCACGTAACAGTTATTTATTACCATCTGCATTAAAAGTTTACGAAAAACTTttgtatatttcatttaaaataatgcaaaaacCTGGATATGTCTTTGTGTCAAGTTGCAATAAATTAGTAGGTTATGAGGAATTAATTCTTTGTATAAGAAGATCATTGAATTGGTCCAATTGCGAGGGTACAATAATAGGTGAAGGAAGAATTAGTTCAGATCATCCTATTCATGTTTCATTGCCAGAGACGAAATATTTAACGTCCGTTCTTTTAATGGTTACATAg